From the genome of Gemmatimonadota bacterium, one region includes:
- a CDS encoding family 43 glycosylhydrolase, whose product MPRERPDLPLSRAMDRLFANYSEPSTWWNELYSQFRYTELEGLDYRGGDGRLTRRDPSKVIKADGKYYVWYTRRSTDMPPQGPGRGAESIPSTDWDLSEIWYATSEDGFVWEEQGVAVPRPAKPHPGWRSVSTPDILVWKDRYYLYYQSFLEMSGTRGDDCPVSVSWADSPNGPWTPTQEVVIPNGPKGSWDQFSIHDPYPLVYKGRIYLYYKSDMNAAQKQNIRLQGLAIADEPLGPFEKCPLNPVLNSGHETGLFPFKGGIAALAIRHGNEHNTIQFAPDGINFEIASTVSLMPIAPGPYVPDAFTNTDNGRGITWGLCHFTGVGKHSILARFDCDLSQDHDAPNMRQTEHWWPPEYYYKSGLGEAMRREREQLAREDLKKT is encoded by the coding sequence ATGCCAAGGGAAAGACCGGACCTGCCTTTGAGCCGCGCGATGGACCGGCTCTTTGCGAACTACAGTGAGCCTTCTACATGGTGGAATGAGCTGTATTCCCAGTTTCGATATACGGAGCTTGAAGGGCTGGATTACCGGGGGGGAGATGGTAGGCTTACGAGGCGCGATCCGAGCAAGGTAATCAAAGCCGATGGCAAGTATTACGTGTGGTACACGCGGCGAAGTACGGATATGCCTCCGCAGGGTCCGGGAAGAGGTGCAGAATCAATACCTTCGACCGACTGGGATTTGTCAGAAATCTGGTATGCTACGAGTGAAGATGGTTTTGTGTGGGAAGAGCAGGGTGTTGCGGTGCCACGACCTGCCAAACCGCACCCCGGATGGCGGTCTGTTTCCACTCCCGACATTCTCGTTTGGAAGGATAGATATTATCTCTATTATCAGAGCTTTTTGGAGATGTCTGGTACGCGCGGTGATGATTGTCCTGTGTCGGTCTCATGGGCGGATTCGCCGAATGGGCCCTGGACACCGACACAGGAGGTCGTGATTCCCAATGGTCCAAAAGGGTCCTGGGACCAGTTCTCTATTCACGATCCCTATCCACTGGTGTACAAAGGCCGAATCTATCTGTACTATAAATCGGATATGAACGCAGCACAGAAGCAAAACATCCGGTTACAGGGATTGGCCATTGCCGACGAGCCGCTGGGGCCTTTTGAGAAATGCCCGCTCAATCCCGTGTTGAATTCGGGACATGAAACGGGTCTGTTTCCCTTCAAGGGCGGGATTGCCGCGCTTGCGATTCGACATGGGAATGAGCACAATACGATTCAGTTTGCTCCAGACGGAATCAATTTCGAGATTGCATCTACCGTCAGCCTGATGCCCATCGCCCCGGGTCCCTATGTGCCGGATGCGTTTACCAATACCGACAACGGACGCGGGATTACGTGGGGGCTTTGTCACTTTACAGGCGTTGGAAAGCACAGTATTCTGGCTCGATTCGACTGCGACTTGAGTCAGGACCACGATGCTCCAAACATGCGACAGACAGAGCACTGGTGGCCACCGGAATACTATTACAAAAGTGGATTGGGTGAGGCAATGCGCCGAGAAAGGGAGCAATTGGCCAGAGAAGATCTGAAAAAGACCTGA
- a CDS encoding sulfatase-like hydrolase/transferase: MSKPNLLIIHTDEHNFRTLGCYRDLMPEDQAFVWGPGVKVDTPHIDSLARDGAICDSYYSSSPVCSPSRASFVSGLYPIATDVYKNDIPLKEGLITFAEVLKNQGYVTSYLGKWHLGGEAKPGFAPEHKFGFEDNRYMWNRGHWKKLGLKEDGTPYVAARNNRGGPASRVDGADEKSFTTDWLTDRTLEVIERDQNHPFCIMVSIPDPHGPNTVRAPYDTMYKDMVFQNPRTMDFPVEKMPKWHRVGDRNTARELNQRQMQRYFGMVKCIDDNVGRILADLEAGGLDQNTIVIFTADHGDLMGEHRRHNKGMPYEGSAKIPFVIRWPEKIAPGKVVNTAYTTVDFGPTILGLMGIEEEIPDAHGLNDAAAFLSDEKVVDDDRIVYMTTSASQTIMAVNRRYKLILSQVDDPWLYDLNKDPDELVNVYSDPEYKEIAEKFKAELIVQMERYNEPALRKGRLIY, translated from the coding sequence ATGAGTAAACCGAACCTGCTGATTATTCACACCGATGAACACAATTTTCGCACGTTGGGTTGTTATCGCGATCTGATGCCGGAAGATCAGGCTTTTGTCTGGGGACCGGGTGTTAAAGTAGATACACCGCATATTGATTCGCTCGCTCGGGACGGCGCTATTTGCGACAGTTATTATTCGTCGTCGCCTGTTTGCTCGCCTTCGCGTGCTTCTTTTGTTTCCGGCCTTTATCCGATTGCTACCGACGTGTATAAAAACGATATCCCCCTGAAAGAGGGGTTGATCACTTTTGCCGAAGTGCTCAAAAACCAGGGGTATGTCACCTCATATCTCGGCAAGTGGCATCTGGGTGGAGAAGCCAAGCCAGGCTTTGCGCCAGAGCACAAATTTGGTTTTGAGGACAATCGGTATATGTGGAACCGCGGTCACTGGAAGAAACTCGGGCTGAAAGAGGACGGCACACCCTATGTTGCGGCGAGGAACAACAGGGGTGGGCCTGCCAGCAGAGTAGATGGTGCCGACGAAAAGTCGTTTACAACTGATTGGTTGACTGACCGCACTCTGGAAGTTATCGAACGCGATCAGAATCACCCCTTTTGCATTATGGTCTCTATCCCGGATCCGCACGGACCAAACACGGTTCGCGCGCCCTATGACACGATGTACAAAGATATGGTTTTTCAAAATCCGCGCACGATGGATTTTCCCGTGGAGAAAATGCCGAAATGGCATCGGGTTGGAGACAGGAATACGGCCCGTGAACTGAATCAGAGGCAGATGCAGAGGTATTTTGGTATGGTCAAATGCATCGACGATAATGTGGGGCGCATTCTGGCAGATCTGGAAGCCGGGGGACTGGATCAGAATACGATTGTGATTTTTACCGCCGATCATGGCGACCTGATGGGCGAACATAGACGCCACAACAAGGGGATGCCCTACGAGGGCAGTGCAAAGATTCCGTTTGTGATTCGCTGGCCCGAGAAGATCGCGCCGGGGAAAGTTGTGAATACCGCCTATACGACGGTTGATTTCGGTCCTACGATTCTGGGCCTTATGGGGATTGAGGAGGAGATTCCAGATGCCCACGGGCTAAATGATGCTGCGGCGTTTCTCAGTGATGAAAAGGTGGTAGATGATGATCGCATTGTCTATATGACTACTTCAGCATCGCAGACCATTATGGCCGTTAACCGACGTTATAAACTGATTCTCTCACAGGTCGATGATCCCTGGTTGTACGATCTGAATAAGGATCCGGATGAGCTGGTCAATGTATATTCCGATCCCGAATACAAAGAGATTGCTGAGAAGTTTAAAGCTGAGCTGATCGTTCAGATGGAGCGCTACAATGAGCCTGCGCTACGCAAAGGCCGGCTGATTTATTAA
- a CDS encoding sulfatase, whose product MTSPNIVFILISDMGWRDVGFLGCKTHETPSIDRLAHGGMIFPQTYSCGPNCAPSRASIMSGMYTPRHEIYTPGGASKGDVRLMKLITPARDADLERFPSNYPIALKPDVTCIPQVLKSAGYTCGAIGKWQLGNDPEAGPISKGFDHNVGGHQRMGRHFSPYKNPAMRDGPEGEYLTDRLTDEAVQFIQDNRDGPFFLYLAHWALHAPILAKADKIAAYEKAGHPNPPYGAMVESVDESVGRVMQTLDDLGLADNTLVIFSVDHGGIAKYTNMDPLRGGKGALYEGGIRVSTCMRWPGVIPAGTTCDVPIYGIDFMPTLAEATSGTLPEHQPVDGESLIPLFSGATSLKRDTLYWHFPLYLGGSDCQNITPLRGGRAGRGTGWRTVPSGAIRKGDWKLIEQFETGSVELYNIARDIGEKKDLATDHPEKAAELLKDLKKWQCDTKAIIPNEPNPYYDMEYERAVAQQ is encoded by the coding sequence ATGACATCACCCAATATTGTCTTTATTCTCATATCAGACATGGGATGGCGCGATGTTGGCTTTCTGGGGTGTAAGACGCATGAAACGCCGAGTATTGATCGCCTTGCTCACGGTGGCATGATTTTTCCACAGACGTATTCTTGTGGGCCTAATTGCGCGCCTTCCCGTGCCAGTATTATGTCGGGCATGTACACACCGCGTCATGAGATCTATACACCTGGTGGTGCATCTAAAGGCGATGTTCGGCTGATGAAATTGATAACGCCTGCTCGCGATGCCGATTTAGAACGCTTTCCTTCTAATTATCCAATAGCCCTCAAACCCGATGTCACTTGCATACCGCAAGTGCTCAAATCTGCGGGATACACTTGTGGTGCTATCGGCAAATGGCAACTTGGCAATGATCCTGAAGCGGGACCCATATCTAAAGGCTTTGATCACAACGTTGGTGGTCACCAGCGCATGGGACGCCATTTTAGTCCTTATAAAAATCCTGCTATGCGCGATGGTCCTGAGGGTGAGTATCTCACAGATCGGCTCACCGACGAAGCGGTTCAATTTATTCAAGACAATCGGGATGGCCCTTTTTTTCTTTATCTTGCCCACTGGGCACTGCATGCCCCCATTTTAGCCAAAGCTGATAAAATTGCCGCCTACGAAAAAGCCGGGCATCCCAACCCGCCTTATGGGGCTATGGTTGAAAGCGTTGATGAAAGCGTGGGTCGCGTGATGCAAACGCTCGACGATCTCGGTCTTGCAGACAACACTCTTGTCATCTTTTCAGTCGATCATGGCGGGATAGCCAAATACACCAATATGGATCCGTTACGCGGTGGCAAAGGCGCGCTTTACGAAGGCGGTATCCGCGTATCTACCTGCATGCGTTGGCCCGGTGTCATTCCTGCGGGCACAACATGCGATGTACCAATCTACGGTATTGATTTTATGCCTACCCTCGCTGAAGCCACCTCCGGTACACTTCCTGAGCACCAACCTGTTGATGGTGAAAGCCTAATTCCTCTATTTTCTGGCGCAACATCCCTTAAACGCGATACCCTGTACTGGCACTTCCCTCTGTATCTTGGAGGATCTGATTGCCAAAATATCACGCCCTTGCGGGGTGGTCGCGCTGGCCGGGGTACGGGTTGGCGCACTGTGCCTTCGGGAGCCATTCGCAAAGGCGATTGGAAACTGATTGAGCAGTTTGAAACCGGTAGTGTGGAACTTTACAATATTGCTCGTGATATTGGTGAAAAAAAAGACCTTGCCACTGACCATCCCGAAAAAGCCGCTGAACTTTTGAAGGATCTCAAAAAATGGCAATGCGATACAAAAGCCATTATCCCCAACGAACCCAATCCGTATTATGATATGGAGTACGAACGCGCTGTTGCGCAACAATAG
- a CDS encoding BPL-N domain-containing protein encodes MVGEYINKRKIKNTRIRIAVYEGEGAGPSCADLLEVLGKAKGNPVFEIVRMDALAIRGGKLSEVDVLIQPGGSGGKQGRALESKGREAVREFIKEGGGFIGICAGAYLATNDYPWSLDLIDAQVIDREHWARGTGIVTIELSSAAQDFFGIEEKTLQIFYGQGPLLGRRELDDPLVPDYESLALYRTEIAKKGAPEGVMPGTSAIVRTQFEKGRVFCFSAHPEKTDSLGYLVEKAVRWAAG; translated from the coding sequence ATGGTTGGTGAATATATAAATAAAAGAAAAATAAAAAACACCCGGATTCGGATCGCTGTGTATGAGGGCGAAGGCGCGGGTCCAAGTTGCGCGGATCTTCTCGAAGTGCTCGGCAAGGCAAAGGGAAATCCGGTTTTCGAGATCGTCAGGATGGACGCTCTGGCAATTCGTGGGGGTAAGCTCTCGGAGGTGGATGTTCTCATCCAACCCGGTGGTAGCGGAGGAAAGCAGGGGCGCGCTCTGGAGTCAAAGGGGAGAGAAGCGGTGCGGGAATTTATAAAAGAGGGAGGCGGTTTTATCGGGATCTGTGCCGGAGCCTATCTTGCGACCAATGACTATCCGTGGTCACTCGACTTGATAGATGCACAGGTGATAGACCGAGAACACTGGGCGCGGGGCACTGGTATTGTGACGATTGAGCTGTCTTCGGCTGCCCAGGATTTTTTTGGGATTGAGGAGAAAACCCTTCAGATTTTCTATGGTCAGGGACCGCTGCTGGGACGCCGTGAATTGGACGATCCACTCGTTCCCGATTACGAAAGTCTTGCTCTATACCGCACTGAGATCGCAAAAAAAGGTGCGCCTGAAGGCGTTATGCCAGGCACTTCAGCTATTGTCCGCACGCAGTTTGAAAAAGGCCGTGTGTTTTGTTTCAGTGCACATCCCGAAAAGACAGATTCACTGGGTTATCTGGTGGAAAAGGCGGTAAGATGGGCGGCTGGGTGA
- a CDS encoding phytanoyl-CoA dioxygenase family protein encodes MISTPDEWDDYRFDLEGFLILKNAVQPELIAEINEKVDEWLVLSDAGEEWLGNVHVVKNENTNSHSVSFRNVIEGGSCFEALIDNPNWIEFVKRYVDNHGLHIWMNFLPIIRQGSHVRLHAGGHNKMYRTSFEYHDNKFFCGNLNILLALNDIGPGDGGTLVVPGSHKSNLPNPLVHQKRQGRKDYVLEPGDMAPLLKEVHLKAGDAVVFTDALIHGASVRTNEGERRALIYRYSSFWTRDRLGYEYSDELVARLTPARRKIIRPIEPSKPPVTQMAL; translated from the coding sequence ATGATATCGACACCGGATGAATGGGATGATTATCGATTTGATCTTGAGGGTTTTCTCATTTTAAAGAATGCTGTGCAGCCGGAACTCATTGCCGAGATCAATGAGAAGGTTGATGAATGGCTTGTTTTGAGCGATGCGGGAGAGGAATGGTTGGGCAATGTTCATGTTGTGAAGAATGAAAATACCAATAGTCACAGTGTGAGTTTCAGAAATGTTATAGAAGGCGGTTCTTGTTTTGAGGCGTTGATTGACAATCCCAACTGGATCGAGTTTGTCAAGCGGTACGTGGATAACCACGGTTTGCATATTTGGATGAATTTTCTTCCGATCATCCGTCAAGGGAGCCATGTGAGGTTGCATGCTGGCGGTCACAATAAGATGTATCGCACGAGTTTTGAATATCACGACAATAAATTTTTCTGTGGCAATTTGAACATTCTCCTGGCGCTGAATGATATTGGTCCAGGGGATGGTGGGACACTGGTCGTTCCCGGATCCCATAAGTCCAATCTCCCAAATCCACTGGTGCATCAGAAGAGGCAGGGCAGGAAGGATTATGTTCTCGAGCCAGGTGATATGGCTCCCCTTCTCAAGGAGGTGCATCTCAAGGCGGGAGATGCCGTTGTGTTTACAGATGCACTTATTCACGGTGCCAGCGTGAGGACCAATGAAGGGGAACGCCGCGCATTGATTTATCGCTATTCGTCTTTTTGGACCCGAGACCGTTTGGGATATGAATACTCCGATGAGTTGGTGGCGAGATTAACGCCAGCACGCAGAAAGATTATTCGGCCTATTGAGCCTTCAAAACCACCGGTTACGCAGATGGCTCTGTAA
- a CDS encoding phytanoyl-CoA dioxygenase family protein, with the protein MVPSPTEWEDYLFDLQGYLVLKDVVSPELIAEINETVDHWVSLHEAGHKWIGHVRGSDPEPVKGPDIKFANIIEGGPAFEALIDNPNWLEYVKRYVDNDGLYIWANHLSVSRKGSYVPVHSGGHNKSYRTSFRYHNDNFYCGNFNVLLALNDIGPGDGGTMIVLGSHKCNVVNPLVFEQENGRHKNVVEQTKLTPYLKEMHLNAGDAVIFTDACTHGASVRTNDGERRILIYRYTAFWMKNATGFEPSEELLARLTPERRKIVRPVVPIRPPVQSVTA; encoded by the coding sequence ATGGTACCCTCACCTACTGAATGGGAGGACTATCTTTTTGATCTTCAGGGATATCTCGTTCTGAAGGATGTTGTTTCTCCAGAACTGATTGCGGAGATTAATGAGACGGTCGATCACTGGGTTAGTTTACACGAGGCCGGACACAAATGGATCGGCCATGTTCGCGGTAGCGATCCCGAACCCGTAAAGGGTCCCGATATTAAGTTTGCCAATATTATTGAGGGTGGACCAGCTTTTGAGGCGTTGATCGATAATCCCAACTGGCTCGAGTATGTGAAGCGCTATGTCGATAATGATGGGTTGTACATCTGGGCGAACCATTTGTCTGTCAGTCGGAAAGGTAGCTATGTACCTGTTCATTCCGGCGGGCATAACAAGAGTTATCGCACCAGTTTTCGATATCATAACGATAATTTCTATTGTGGCAATTTCAATGTTTTGCTCGCGCTGAACGATATTGGTCCAGGAGATGGCGGTACTATGATTGTGCTTGGATCACATAAATGCAATGTGGTTAATCCTCTGGTTTTTGAGCAGGAGAATGGGCGACATAAGAATGTGGTTGAGCAGACGAAACTGACGCCCTATTTAAAGGAAATGCATCTCAATGCAGGCGACGCTGTTATTTTTACGGATGCCTGTACACACGGTGCCAGTGTGCGGACCAATGACGGCGAGCGCAGGATACTGATTTATCGATATACTGCATTTTGGATGAAAAATGCTACTGGTTTTGAGCCGTCAGAAGAATTGCTCGCCAGACTCACGCCTGAGCGCAGAAAAATTGTGCGGCCCGTTGTGCCGATAAGACCGCCTGTTCAATCTGTGACTGCATGA
- a CDS encoding phytanoyl-CoA dioxygenase family protein: MGLTAEEVRQFNELGYVVKESIYSSDDLQLLKDGLTGAVQEKCDELIAAGELDRDFAEEPFETRLTRLHRYNPEAAHKVLMSIWSGRFHGPGILKALRHRPLIACIEDIIGPDIVGTSIYRIRPKVPGYSRGEVPWHQDAGYSMEHCYDYLMVTCWVPLVDATLDNGCLWVIPKVQDKGIIRHYTGGHAGFLEIAPENVPEGAIPVEMSAGSVLFLTNLTPHASFENKTDIVRWSMDLRYQDFSVPSNIGEVPEDYMPEREPVTMACHPGEAYFVIQDTQNPEREMRDPGVFATLRKEWDRKKVHAPGRGWTPLDERH; this comes from the coding sequence ATGGGGCTTACAGCAGAGGAAGTTCGACAATTTAACGAGCTGGGTTATGTCGTTAAGGAGTCCATCTATTCTTCTGATGATTTGCAACTTCTGAAGGATGGGTTGACGGGCGCGGTTCAGGAGAAGTGCGATGAGTTGATTGCCGCTGGCGAGCTGGATCGCGATTTTGCCGAGGAGCCATTTGAGACGCGGCTGACCAGGCTCCACCGATACAACCCGGAGGCCGCCCACAAGGTGTTGATGTCGATCTGGTCGGGTAGATTTCACGGGCCGGGGATTTTGAAGGCGTTGCGGCATCGTCCATTGATTGCGTGTATTGAGGATATTATCGGCCCCGATATCGTCGGTACGTCGATTTATCGCATACGCCCCAAGGTGCCGGGCTATTCGCGTGGGGAGGTGCCTTGGCATCAGGATGCGGGTTATTCGATGGAACATTGTTACGATTATTTGATGGTAACGTGCTGGGTACCGCTGGTGGATGCGACGCTGGATAACGGGTGTTTGTGGGTGATTCCAAAGGTGCAGGATAAGGGGATTATTCGACATTATACGGGTGGTCACGCGGGTTTTTTGGAAATTGCACCTGAAAATGTTCCCGAGGGTGCGATACCAGTGGAGATGTCGGCGGGGTCGGTTTTGTTTTTGACGAATCTGACGCCGCATGCTTCGTTTGAAAACAAGACCGATATTGTGCGGTGGAGTATGGATCTGCGATATCAGGATTTTAGCGTGCCGAGCAATATCGGCGAAGTGCCCGAAGATTATATGCCAGAACGCGAGCCAGTGACGATGGCGTGCCATCCGGGTGAGGCGTATTTCGTGATTCAGGATACGCAAAATCCCGAGCGAGAGATGCGAGATCCCGGGGTTTTTGCCACGTTGCGAAAAGAGTGGGATAGAAAGAAGGTTCATGCCCCCGGGCGCGGTTGGACGCCGCTGGATGAACGCCACTAA
- a CDS encoding phytanoyl-CoA dioxygenase family protein produces the protein MTPEEKFRFDLQGFLVVKNVLSADEVDALNKLADEVWADPADEKDGHRRTSRVSMWGPETQALFDHPNALPYMIELLGPTFRVDHDYSIFMKKGARRGRLHGGPSLQAGVPGDHWYKYHDGVMRNGLTVFTYNLAPARKGDGGFACVPGSHKSNFVSIPSDVRNFERPAHYVHQPEAEAGDMIIFTEALVHGTMPWEGEHERRSLLYKFSPGHSAWSQNYYNPDDYPNVTDQQRRIMEPPSIGGREKVVM, from the coding sequence ATGACGCCGGAAGAGAAGTTTCGATTTGATTTGCAGGGGTTTTTGGTTGTCAAAAATGTGTTGAGTGCGGATGAGGTGGATGCGCTGAATAAGTTGGCCGATGAGGTATGGGCTGATCCTGCCGACGAAAAAGATGGGCACCGCCGCACGAGTCGCGTTTCGATGTGGGGTCCAGAGACGCAGGCGTTGTTCGATCATCCCAATGCGTTGCCGTATATGATTGAGTTGTTGGGGCCGACATTTCGCGTGGATCACGATTATTCCATTTTTATGAAGAAGGGCGCGAGGCGCGGGCGATTGCACGGTGGGCCATCACTGCAGGCGGGTGTGCCGGGGGATCATTGGTACAAATACCACGATGGGGTGATGCGCAATGGGTTGACGGTGTTTACGTATAATCTTGCGCCTGCGCGAAAAGGGGATGGGGGCTTTGCCTGTGTTCCCGGGTCGCATAAGAGCAATTTTGTCAGTATTCCCAGCGATGTGCGCAATTTTGAGCGACCGGCGCACTATGTACATCAGCCCGAAGCAGAAGCCGGGGATATGATCATTTTTACAGAGGCACTGGTGCACGGTACAATGCCCTGGGAAGGCGAGCACGAGCGCCGCTCATTGCTGTATAAGTTCAGTCCGGGGCATTCGGCGTGGTCGCAGAATTATTACAATCCCGACGATTATCCCAATGTGACAGATCAACAGCGACGGATTATGGAGCCGCCATCGATTGGCGGGCGGGAAAAAGTCGTGATGTGA
- a CDS encoding AAA family ATPase, translating to MYDKYWKLTELPFENVPDPRFFYSSRDHQRALLQMFYAVNNRMGAAILTGDAGCGKTTVSRMLTHELASDRYKIALMNRPGLSPEDFLRDMLEQLGVEDQSNGKLQRALEVQAVKSANAGKYTVVIVDDAHAIEDDDTFKELQSLFSFQRNGRFFLTLLLAGQADLVERVAGVEALGQQVARQYHLAPLKDEETRAYVQTRLEKAGADRSLFDEDALDALYQVSNGVPRDINNICDIALLLGFDAKVKTVGEEQIEKAVYAVNNM from the coding sequence GTGTACGATAAATATTGGAAGCTGACGGAATTGCCGTTTGAAAATGTGCCGGATCCGCGTTTTTTTTATTCTTCGAGAGATCACCAGAGAGCATTATTGCAAATGTTTTACGCGGTCAATAACCGCATGGGAGCTGCCATACTCACGGGCGATGCAGGCTGTGGCAAAACCACAGTGAGTCGCATGCTTACCCATGAACTGGCATCTGACAGGTATAAAATCGCGCTTATGAATAGACCCGGTCTTTCGCCGGAAGACTTTCTACGGGATATGCTCGAGCAATTGGGCGTTGAGGACCAATCGAACGGAAAATTGCAACGCGCACTTGAGGTTCAGGCTGTCAAAAGTGCCAATGCGGGCAAATATACGGTCGTTATTGTCGATGATGCCCATGCAATAGAAGACGACGATACATTTAAAGAGTTGCAATCTCTGTTTAGCTTTCAACGCAATGGGCGTTTTTTTCTCACCCTTCTTCTCGCTGGACAGGCAGACCTCGTGGAACGGGTCGCGGGCGTCGAGGCATTGGGACAACAGGTTGCGCGGCAATATCACCTCGCGCCTCTCAAGGACGAAGAAACCCGCGCATATGTGCAAACTCGCCTGGAAAAAGCGGGAGCCGATCGATCCTTATTTGATGAGGACGCGCTCGACGCGCTCTATCAAGTGTCCAATGGTGTTCCACGAGATATAAATAATATTTGCGATATTGCCCTGTTGCTCGGTTTTGATGCTAAGGTCAAAACCGTCGGGGAGGAACAGATAGAGAAGGCTGTTTACGCGGTTAATAATATGTAA
- a CDS encoding glycosyltransferase family 2 protein: MAWWQSVLLASYSLVFALLMLVSLHRHLMVHLYYKHRRKQPIPRGTFDELPFVTVQLPVFNERYVVERLIRAVAKMDYPADRLEIQVLDDSTDETTAIARQCVDELRHSGLNIALIHRKTRTGYKAGALAEGLRVARGELIAIFDADFLPPPDFLNKTIPHFAEPQVGMVQTRWGHLNRDYSILTRVQAIYLDGHFVMEHGARSRSGLFFNFNGTAGVWRRACIDEAGGWQHDTLTEDLDLSYRAQLAGWQFVYLSDTVTPAEIPVEVNAWKSQQFRWAKGSVQTAKKTLKTLLQSHLPWRVKGEAAFHLVTNFAYCLMAMIAILIFPAIVLREDLGWLRVVIIDFPLFVGATGVISRYYIHSQREIYSDWKSRILYLPFVLALGMGISLNNARGVIQALRGHETAFNRTPKYRVIGRNGNWYRKNYALRKNMTSFLEIGLGFYLLGAMAYSIAKGLYFPVPFLILFAAGFIYVGGMSLFQGMWAKIHSQAIEVAEAN; the protein is encoded by the coding sequence ATGGCCTGGTGGCAATCCGTTTTGCTGGCCTCTTACAGCCTTGTGTTTGCATTGCTGATGCTCGTAAGCCTGCATCGACACTTGATGGTACACCTCTATTACAAGCACCGTCGCAAACAACCCATTCCCCGCGGCACCTTTGATGAATTACCCTTTGTGACAGTGCAATTGCCCGTATTTAATGAACGCTATGTGGTCGAACGACTGATTCGCGCGGTCGCCAAAATGGATTATCCAGCCGACCGCCTCGAAATTCAGGTTTTAGACGACTCGACCGATGAAACAACCGCAATCGCCAGACAGTGCGTTGATGAACTTCGACATTCGGGACTGAATATCGCGCTGATACACCGCAAAACGCGCACCGGGTATAAAGCCGGTGCGCTCGCAGAGGGATTGCGGGTCGCACGCGGTGAATTGATCGCAATTTTTGACGCCGATTTTCTGCCGCCACCGGACTTTTTGAACAAAACCATCCCGCATTTCGCAGAACCACAAGTCGGCATGGTTCAGACGCGCTGGGGGCATCTGAATCGGGACTACTCCATTTTGACACGCGTACAGGCCATCTATCTCGACGGCCATTTTGTTATGGAACACGGTGCCCGAAGCCGCTCGGGCTTGTTTTTCAATTTTAACGGCACAGCGGGCGTCTGGCGCCGGGCTTGTATCGATGAAGCCGGCGGCTGGCAGCACGATACCCTGACTGAAGACCTCGACTTGAGCTATCGCGCGCAATTGGCGGGATGGCAATTTGTCTATCTCTCAGATACCGTAACGCCAGCCGAAATCCCCGTGGAAGTAAATGCCTGGAAATCACAGCAATTTCGATGGGCAAAAGGCTCTGTTCAAACCGCTAAAAAAACACTGAAGACCCTGTTGCAAAGCCATCTCCCATGGCGCGTAAAGGGCGAAGCCGCTTTTCATCTGGTAACCAATTTTGCATATTGTTTGATGGCAATGATCGCCATTCTCATTTTTCCCGCAATTGTTCTGCGGGAAGACCTGGGATGGCTCAGGGTGGTAATAATCGATTTTCCCCTCTTTGTAGGCGCGACGGGCGTGATCTCGAGATACTACATCCACTCGCAGCGAGAAATATATTCGGATTGGAAATCGCGCATCCTGTATTTGCCATTCGTACTCGCTCTGGGCATGGGGATTTCATTGAACAACGCGCGCGGAGTGATTCAGGCTTTGCGGGGGCACGAGACCGCATTCAACCGCACCCCTAAGTATCGCGTTATCGGCAGGAATGGAAATTGGTATCGCAAAAATTACGCCCTGCGAAAAAACATGACGTCATTTTTGGAAATTGGACTCGGATTTTATTTGCTGGGTGCCATGGCGTATTCGATTGCGAAAGGGCTGTATTTTCCCGTACCATTCCTGATTTTGTTTGCCGCTGGTTTTATTTATGTGGGGGGGATGTCTTTATTCCAGGGCATGTGGGCGAAAATACATTCGCAAGCAATTGAAGTCGCAGAAGCAAACTAA